One window of the Dehalococcoidia bacterium genome contains the following:
- a CDS encoding nitroreductase family protein, translated as MAVDIGRGKGTAEVTIDYEHCNSCGLCVKVCKGAPLYMEDRNVCIDQSRVFGCIACGQCVCVCPLDCITVKGRDFSLDDLIAVPAKESKATYTQLLALMSARRSVRNFKEREVERHVVENIVAAASTAPMGIPPSDVGILVFQGRDKVKDFRKDLLNALKSWKRMMSPAMMAGMRPFVGKENYSSFKDFVVPAIDAYIEMDKKGEDWFFYDAPLALYFYGGANADPADPYIAATYAMLAAESLGLGSCMLGFTGYAMKYSKKLKSKYKLSNRIQPGICVIFGYPAFNYQKALRRRFAEVRVM; from the coding sequence ATGGCGGTTGATATCGGGCGGGGCAAGGGAACAGCGGAAGTCACTATCGATTACGAGCACTGCAACTCGTGCGGACTGTGCGTCAAGGTATGCAAGGGCGCGCCGCTGTATATGGAAGACAGGAATGTCTGTATCGATCAGTCGCGGGTATTCGGCTGCATAGCCTGCGGCCAGTGCGTCTGCGTCTGCCCGCTGGACTGCATCACAGTAAAAGGCCGCGACTTTTCCTTGGACGATTTAATTGCCGTGCCGGCCAAGGAGAGCAAAGCGACCTACACCCAGCTTCTGGCCCTCATGTCGGCCCGCCGCAGCGTGCGCAACTTCAAGGAGCGCGAAGTGGAGCGCCACGTTGTCGAGAACATAGTCGCGGCCGCGTCCACAGCTCCCATGGGCATCCCTCCGTCTGATGTCGGTATCCTAGTGTTCCAGGGACGCGATAAGGTCAAGGACTTCCGCAAAGACCTGCTGAATGCGCTCAAATCCTGGAAACGCATGATGTCCCCGGCGATGATGGCAGGGATGCGACCCTTCGTCGGCAAAGAGAATTACAGTTCATTTAAGGACTTCGTTGTGCCGGCCATCGACGCCTATATAGAGATGGATAAGAAGGGCGAGGACTGGTTCTTCTACGATGCTCCATTGGCACTTTATTTCTACGGCGGGGCCAACGCCGATCCGGCGGACCCGTACATAGCCGCCACGTACGCCATGCTGGCGGCGGAATCGCTGGGGCTGGGGAGTTGCATGCTGGGATTCACCGGATACGCGATGAAGTACAGCAAGAAGCTCAAGAGTAAATACAAGCTATCGAACAGGATTCAGCCGGGCATCTGCGTGATATTCGGCTATCCCGCTTTCAATTATCAGAAGGCTTTGCGCCGGCGCTTCGCCGAAGTACGGGTTATGTAA
- a CDS encoding cobalamin biosynthesis protein produces the protein MAGGDVMLEHLWMDAAALALALAWDLALGDPPNAIHPVAGIGKIIGLLERIAPKANRVAQFIYGLFVALILPAVFTAGAYFLAQWLKEVWVPLYIVVVAILLKMCFSIRGLQISANDVRISLEKSDSPEAAKNLSAMVSRDTKQLTPEQSASAAIESVAENTTDSFVAPWLYFAIFGLAGAVAYRTVNTLDAMIGYHGKYEYLGKASARLDDLLNLVPARIAALMIAAVSLFTKDNIKHSLKTLFKEGHHTESPNAGLTMAAMAGALGVKLEKAGHYVLGAGLRPPTPADITRSIRIMKWVAACGVLLAFILISIHHTFFDCV, from the coding sequence ATGGCAGGCGGTGATGTGATGCTGGAGCATCTGTGGATGGACGCCGCCGCGCTGGCCCTGGCTCTAGCGTGGGACCTGGCTCTGGGCGACCCGCCGAACGCGATACACCCCGTTGCAGGTATCGGCAAAATAATCGGACTTCTGGAGCGCATAGCTCCGAAGGCAAATCGAGTGGCGCAATTCATATATGGCTTATTCGTCGCGCTGATTCTCCCCGCCGTGTTTACCGCCGGAGCGTACTTTCTGGCCCAGTGGCTCAAAGAGGTGTGGGTTCCTTTATATATCGTCGTCGTAGCGATACTCCTGAAGATGTGCTTCTCGATACGCGGCCTGCAAATCAGCGCCAACGACGTGCGTATCAGTCTGGAAAAGAGCGATTCCCCGGAAGCTGCCAAGAACCTGTCCGCAATGGTCAGCCGCGATACAAAACAGTTGACTCCGGAGCAGTCGGCATCGGCGGCTATCGAGTCCGTGGCGGAGAACACAACGGACAGCTTCGTAGCGCCGTGGTTATATTTTGCGATATTCGGGCTGGCGGGAGCGGTTGCATATAGAACAGTGAACACGCTGGATGCGATGATCGGCTATCACGGAAAATACGAATATCTGGGCAAGGCCTCGGCGCGGCTGGACGATCTGCTGAACCTGGTTCCGGCGCGCATCGCTGCGCTCATGATAGCCGCGGTGAGCCTGTTTACAAAAGACAATATAAAACATTCATTGAAGACCCTATTTAAAGAGGGGCATCACACAGAAAGCCCCAACGCGGGGCTGACCATGGCGGCAATGGCCGGGGCGCTGGGCGTTAAGCTGGAGAAGGCGGGGCATTATGTGCTCGGGGCGGGGTTGAGGCCGCCTACGCCCGCCGATATTACGAGGTCGATTCGAATCATGAAATGGGTCGCCGCTTGCGGCGTATTGCTGGCATTCATATTGATATCAATTCATCACACATTCTTCGACTGTGTTTGA
- a CDS encoding histidinol-phosphate transaminase, which produces MKRYKMTNKKNKSMPRPVHGSITPAELRELGLSIDDVIDFSSNINPLGMPSHMKESIADTDISRYPDPDCLELREAISSKTGMDVASILVGNGSTEIIHLIARTFLKKDGDAVILSPTYGEYETACRLAGVEPVFIKAEEKNQFRWSIPSVCKRIDSIKPRIVFLCNPNNPTGVLLKSADVVKIAASAAPGLLIIDEAYMPFADDSWDATSLLEKGNVVVMRSMTKDYAVAGIRLGYIIASSDVIERLKCYQPFWSVNAIAQALGLEAVNDDKHIVKAKKVVVKARSYLLKSIEDTGLDVIPTSTNFILIQVGDAKAVRRELLKYGICVRDCTSFGLPQYIRIVAQPLPACRKFVEALRLVINERIGK; this is translated from the coding sequence ATGAAAAGATATAAAATGACGAATAAAAAAAATAAATCGATGCCGAGGCCGGTGCACGGCAGCATCACACCGGCGGAACTGCGCGAACTGGGATTAAGCATCGATGACGTCATCGATTTCAGCTCCAATATCAACCCGCTCGGGATGCCTTCGCACATGAAGGAATCTATAGCCGATACCGACATATCGCGCTACCCCGACCCGGATTGTCTGGAACTGCGGGAAGCCATATCTAGTAAAACAGGCATGGACGTGGCGTCGATTCTCGTAGGCAACGGCTCGACAGAGATTATCCATCTTATCGCGCGAACATTTCTGAAGAAGGACGGCGATGCGGTTATTTTGTCGCCAACGTATGGCGAGTACGAGACGGCTTGCCGACTGGCCGGGGTTGAGCCTGTATTTATCAAAGCTGAAGAGAAGAACCAATTTCGCTGGAGCATCCCGAGCGTATGCAAGCGAATAGATTCGATTAAGCCTCGCATCGTCTTTCTGTGCAATCCGAATAATCCCACAGGCGTCCTGCTGAAAAGTGCCGATGTCGTGAAAATCGCCGCGTCAGCAGCTCCCGGCCTGCTTATAATCGACGAGGCGTATATGCCCTTTGCAGACGATTCGTGGGATGCCACTTCACTGCTCGAAAAAGGAAATGTCGTCGTCATGCGCTCAATGACCAAGGACTACGCGGTGGCGGGTATACGTCTCGGCTACATTATTGCGTCATCGGATGTGATCGAGAGATTGAAATGCTATCAGCCGTTCTGGAGTGTCAACGCCATCGCGCAGGCTCTGGGCCTCGAAGCAGTCAACGACGACAAGCATATCGTGAAGGCAAAGAAGGTTGTCGTAAAGGCTAGATCATACCTTTTAAAGTCGATCGAAGATACAGGTTTAGATGTAATTCCAACCAGCACCAACTTCATTCTGATACAAGTCGGCGATGCGAAAGCCGTGCGGCGTGAACTGCTGAAATACGGGATCTGCGTGCGTGACTGCACCTCATTCGGATTGCCGCAATACATTCGCATAGTAGCACAGCCGCTGCCCGCATGCCGTAAGTTCGTCGAGGCATTGCGTTTGGTAATAAATGAAAGAATCGGGAAATAG
- a CDS encoding cobyric acid synthase, producing the protein MIQGTGSSVGKSILVAALCRIFRQDGFSVAPYKSQNMSLNSYVTRDGGEMGRAQVVQAEAAGIEPSVDMNPILLKPEADARSQVVLMGKPWKTVPAGEYYLQTTELLKAAEESLNRLRSQYDIVVIEGAGSPAEINLKRREIVNMRIAKMADAPVLLVGDIDKGGVFAQLVGTLALLDEDEKRYVKGFIINKFRGDVSLLKPGLDELEGITSLPVVGVVPYYHDIFIDEEDSVRRDTPENTSTDIDITVVHFPHISNSTDFEPLQCEQGVTVRYIRHVKDIGHPDLIILPGSKSTISDLERIKNTGIADDIVRSANSGVPIIGICGGFQMLGRRIKDPYHTESEHNSIEGLGLLDVVTTFAKRKTTWQVRAVCNSKRGILGDIRGEIISGYEIHMGRTLADNVSPAFRITQRGERRSNHLDGATNGDGSIVGTYIHGLFENESIRRCLLSNLRRAKGVDGDTRTFTLSKGSEYDKLADHVRNSLDMDMVYKIAGINRPSKQRCRKLPARGTGGVPQI; encoded by the coding sequence ATGATACAGGGCACGGGCTCTTCGGTAGGTAAGAGCATACTCGTAGCCGCGTTGTGCCGCATATTCCGGCAGGACGGCTTCAGTGTCGCTCCATATAAATCGCAGAACATGTCGCTGAACTCGTACGTGACGCGCGACGGCGGCGAGATGGGCCGGGCGCAAGTGGTACAAGCGGAGGCGGCGGGCATCGAGCCGTCGGTTGATATGAACCCGATTCTATTGAAGCCCGAGGCTGATGCCAGAAGCCAGGTGGTGCTGATGGGCAAGCCGTGGAAGACCGTTCCCGCCGGCGAATACTACCTCCAGACGACAGAATTGCTCAAAGCCGCCGAGGAATCGTTGAACCGGTTGCGCTCGCAATACGACATCGTAGTCATCGAGGGTGCGGGAAGCCCGGCGGAGATCAACCTCAAGCGGCGCGAGATCGTGAATATGCGCATCGCGAAGATGGCCGACGCGCCGGTGCTGCTGGTAGGAGATATCGACAAGGGAGGCGTATTCGCGCAGCTGGTGGGGACGCTGGCACTGCTAGACGAGGACGAGAAGCGATACGTCAAAGGCTTCATCATCAACAAATTCCGCGGCGACGTATCCTTGCTCAAACCCGGCCTCGATGAGCTTGAGGGCATCACGTCTCTGCCTGTCGTCGGCGTCGTTCCATACTACCACGACATCTTCATCGACGAGGAGGACTCGGTGCGCCGCGACACGCCGGAAAATACATCGACCGATATAGATATCACCGTCGTCCATTTTCCGCATATATCGAACTCGACCGACTTCGAGCCGCTGCAGTGTGAGCAGGGCGTTACCGTGCGCTACATAAGACATGTAAAAGACATCGGTCATCCCGATTTAATTATCCTGCCCGGCAGCAAGAGCACCATTTCTGACCTTGAACGTATCAAGAATACCGGTATCGCCGACGACATCGTGCGCAGCGCAAATTCAGGTGTTCCGATAATCGGCATTTGCGGCGGTTTCCAGATGCTGGGCAGAAGGATCAAGGACCCCTATCACACCGAGTCAGAACATAATTCAATTGAAGGGCTGGGATTGCTCGATGTTGTAACGACGTTCGCTAAACGCAAGACCACGTGGCAGGTGCGTGCCGTCTGCAACAGCAAGCGCGGTATCCTCGGCGATATCAGGGGCGAGATAATAAGCGGATACGAGATACATATGGGACGGACGCTCGCCGATAACGTTTCGCCTGCTTTCAGAATTACACAGCGCGGTGAACGAAGGTCGAACCATCTGGATGGCGCGACGAACGGCGACGGCAGCATCGTCGGCACATACATACACGGCCTTTTCGAGAACGAATCTATAAGGCGATGCCTGTTATCGAACCTGCGCAGAGCAAAAGGAGTCGACGGCGATACACGGACATTCACACTTTCCAAAGGTTCGGAATACGACAAGTTAGCGGACCACGTTCGGAACAGCCTGGATATGGATATGGTCTACAAGATCGCAGGTATAAATAGACCATCGAAACAGAGGTGCAGGAAACTTCCTGCCAGGGGAACTGGGGGTGTCCCCCAGATTTAG
- a CDS encoding diphthine--ammonia ligase, producing MEQAFVSWSGGKDGCMALHLASSKGLKIRYLLNMVTEDGKSSWSHGMAAKWLDMQSKAIGIPLVQKRTKHADYEAAFKQTMVKFKSEGITAGVFGDIDFNAHKEWIDRVCAAGGITPHLPLWLMDQDKIMKDFVDLGFKTVVVSADAELLGESWAGRVIDREFISDLKKLKNITPCGESGEYHTLVIDGPIFKKRLEIVEANKVLKDKRWFYEITKCELRPKRKE from the coding sequence ATGGAACAGGCATTCGTATCATGGAGCGGGGGCAAGGACGGGTGTATGGCGCTCCATCTGGCATCCAGCAAAGGCCTTAAGATTCGCTACCTGCTGAACATGGTGACCGAGGACGGCAAGTCTTCGTGGAGCCACGGCATGGCGGCAAAATGGCTCGATATGCAGTCCAAAGCTATCGGCATACCGCTGGTGCAAAAAAGGACGAAGCATGCCGACTACGAGGCCGCGTTCAAACAAACTATGGTCAAGTTCAAGAGCGAGGGCATAACAGCCGGAGTTTTCGGCGACATAGATTTTAACGCGCATAAAGAATGGATCGACAGGGTCTGCGCCGCGGGCGGCATCACGCCTCATCTGCCGCTGTGGCTGATGGACCAGGATAAGATAATGAAGGACTTCGTCGATCTCGGGTTCAAAACGGTGGTGGTGTCGGCCGACGCCGAGCTCCTGGGCGAAAGCTGGGCCGGGCGCGTCATCGACCGCGAATTCATATCCGATCTCAAAAAGCTCAAGAACATCACTCCGTGCGGCGAATCCGGCGAGTACCACACGCTGGTCATCGACGGTCCCATTTTTAAGAAGCGGTTGGAAATAGTCGAGGCCAACAAGGTTCTAAAGGATAAGCGCTGGTTCTACGAGATAACAAAGTGCGAGTTAAGGCCTAAGAGGAAAGAGTAG
- the cobU gene encoding bifunctional adenosylcobinamide kinase/adenosylcobinamide-phosphate guanylyltransferase — MNKHLVLILGGVRSGKSSYAQKLASEFGDRILFLATAEAGDEEMKSRIARHKSSRPESWHTIEEPLDISSALLSETGNTDVVIVDCITVWLSNLLMRDEKLSEQEMTDAVDGLIYSYAQGEATYIIVSGEVGMGIVPEHPLGRVFRDYLGLANQRLAGKADRVVLMVAGIPVDVKK; from the coding sequence ATGAATAAGCATTTAGTTCTCATCCTCGGCGGCGTGCGCAGCGGCAAGAGTAGCTACGCCCAGAAGCTTGCTAGCGAATTCGGAGATCGCATCCTGTTTCTGGCTACAGCCGAGGCCGGGGATGAAGAGATGAAGAGCCGTATCGCCAGACATAAGTCGTCGCGCCCTGAGTCCTGGCACACCATAGAGGAGCCTCTCGACATATCCTCGGCGCTGCTCAGTGAAACTGGAAATACCGACGTTGTTATCGTCGACTGCATAACGGTCTGGCTCAGCAACTTGCTGATGCGCGATGAGAAGCTGAGCGAGCAAGAAATGACAGATGCGGTAGATGGGCTGATTTACTCATACGCGCAAGGGGAGGCGACCTATATCATCGTCAGCGGCGAGGTGGGGATGGGCATAGTGCCAGAGCATCCGCTGGGGCGTGTCTTCCGCGACTATCTGGGACTGGCCAACCAGCGCCTGGCGGGGAAGGCCGACCGGGTGGTACTGATGGTGGCGGGGATACCCGTGGACGTGAAGAAATAG